A part of Perognathus longimembris pacificus isolate PPM17 chromosome 18, ASM2315922v1, whole genome shotgun sequence genomic DNA contains:
- the LOC125367187 gene encoding chromobox protein homolog 3-like — MASNKTTLQKVGKKQNGKSKKVEEAEPEEFVVGKVLGRHVVNGKVEYFLKWKGFRDADNTWKPEENLDCPELIEAFLNSQKAGKEKDGTKRKSLSHSESDDSKSKKKRDVADKPKSFARVLDPERIIGATDSSGEFMFLMKWKDSAATHLVLAKEANLSGPQIVIAFYEERLTWHSCPEDEAQ, encoded by the coding sequence atggcctctaacaagactacattgcaaaaagtgggaaagaaacagaatggcAAGAGTAAAAAAGTTGAAGAAGCAGAGCCTGAAGAATTTGTTGTAGGAAAAGTACTGGGCCGACATGTAGTGAATGGGAAGGTAGAATATTTCCTGAAGTGGAAGGGATTTAGAGATGCTGATAATACTTGGAaacctgaagaaaatttagattgtccagaattaattgaagcatttcttaattctcaaaaagctggtaaagaaaaggatggtacaaaaagaaaatcgTTATCACACAGTGAATCTGAtgatagcaaatcaaagaagaaaagagatgttGCTGACAAACCAAAGAGCTTTGCCAGGGTTCTGGATCCTGAACGAATCATTGGTGCCACAGACAGCAGTGGAGAATTTATGTTTcttatgaaatggaaagattCAGCTGCAACTCACTTGGTGCTGGCAAAAGAGGCAAATTTAAGTGGTCCTCAGATTGTGATTGCTTTCTATGAAGAGAGACTAACTTGGCATTCTTGTCCAGAAGATGAAGCTCAATAA